Proteins from a genomic interval of Piscinibacter sp. HJYY11:
- a CDS encoding helix-turn-helix transcriptional regulator: MLEDACLARPVVAPYTGPERRSAPPTARWLARMLDEMDHGMLLLAPDGTLHHANQPARLELARHDTLQLFGSRVQAARREQQGSLLGALADAGHGRRRLLMLGQGAMLPVAAVPLNEGSRESDVMVLLLLGKRQNCAGLTVDFYAHTHGLTVAEARVLQALCGGLRPKEVARQFDVAVSTVRTQISSIRHKTQTASIRDLVERVSTLPPIASRMRSALVC, from the coding sequence ATGCTCGAAGACGCCTGCCTCGCCCGCCCTGTCGTTGCCCCATACACCGGCCCTGAGCGACGAAGCGCCCCGCCCACCGCCCGGTGGCTGGCCCGCATGCTCGACGAGATGGACCACGGCATGCTGCTGCTCGCGCCCGACGGCACCCTGCACCACGCCAACCAACCCGCCCGGCTGGAGCTGGCCCGCCACGACACGCTGCAGCTCTTCGGCTCGCGCGTGCAGGCCGCTCGGCGCGAACAGCAAGGTAGCCTGCTCGGCGCCTTGGCCGACGCCGGCCACGGCCGGCGCCGCCTGCTGATGCTCGGGCAAGGCGCGATGCTGCCCGTGGCCGCCGTGCCGCTGAACGAGGGCAGCCGCGAGAGCGACGTGATGGTGTTGCTGCTGCTCGGCAAGCGGCAGAACTGCGCCGGCCTGACGGTCGACTTCTATGCCCACACCCACGGCCTCACCGTCGCCGAGGCGCGTGTGCTGCAGGCCCTGTGCGGCGGCTTGCGGCCGAAGGAAGTCGCGCGCCAGTTCGACGTGGCGGTGTCGACCGTGCGCACGCAGATCAGCAGCATCCGCCACAAGACCCAGACGGCGAGCATCCGCGACCTGGTGGAGCGGGTGAGCACGCTGCCGCCCATCGCGTCCCGCATGCGCTCAGCGCTTGTGTGCTGA
- a CDS encoding M48 family metallopeptidase: MRQDFFQPDADLSPAPEWHRPGCACAMHGRRLFTGALVGGAGLLAVPAWAREGVEVGKESTFTKFISAEQVEGAAQGQYAQMKQQAAEKKALAPDSHPQVVRLRAIAQRLIPFTNDWNPRAKDWKWEVNLLGSQQINAFCMPGGKIAFYYGILEKLQLNDDEVAMIMGHEMAHALREHARERMGKTLATRGAIEIGAAIFGLGNAGRMAADMGGQLLTLKFGREDESEADLVGMELAARAGYDPRAGVSLWNKMGQASKGAPPQFLSTHPSGPTRIRDIETALPKVEGLYARAPKPAQRFEPPKPAAAPAKG; the protein is encoded by the coding sequence ATGAGACAAGACTTCTTCCAGCCTGACGCCGACCTCTCCCCTGCGCCCGAGTGGCACCGCCCCGGGTGTGCCTGCGCCATGCACGGCCGCCGCCTCTTCACCGGCGCGCTGGTCGGCGGCGCCGGCCTCTTGGCCGTGCCGGCCTGGGCGCGCGAGGGCGTGGAGGTGGGCAAGGAGTCGACCTTCACCAAGTTCATCTCGGCCGAGCAGGTGGAGGGCGCGGCACAGGGCCAGTACGCCCAGATGAAGCAGCAGGCCGCCGAGAAGAAGGCGCTGGCCCCCGACAGCCACCCCCAGGTGGTGCGCCTGCGCGCCATCGCGCAGCGGCTGATCCCCTTCACCAACGACTGGAACCCGCGCGCCAAGGACTGGAAGTGGGAGGTCAACCTGCTCGGCTCGCAGCAGATCAACGCCTTCTGCATGCCGGGCGGCAAGATCGCCTTCTACTACGGCATCCTCGAGAAGCTGCAGCTCAACGACGACGAGGTCGCGATGATCATGGGCCACGAGATGGCCCATGCGCTGCGCGAGCATGCGCGTGAGCGCATGGGCAAGACGCTGGCGACCCGGGGCGCCATCGAGATCGGCGCCGCCATCTTCGGCCTGGGCAACGCCGGCCGCATGGCCGCCGACATGGGCGGCCAGCTGCTCACGCTCAAGTTCGGCCGCGAAGACGAGTCGGAAGCCGACCTGGTCGGCATGGAGCTCGCCGCCCGCGCCGGCTACGACCCGCGTGCCGGCGTGAGCCTGTGGAACAAGATGGGCCAGGCCAGCAAGGGTGCGCCGCCGCAGTTCCTCTCGACCCACCCGTCGGGGCCGACCCGCATCCGTGACATCGAGACGGCCCTGCCCAAGGTGGAAGGGCTGTATGCGCGGGCGCCCAAGCCGGCGCAGCGCTTCGAGCCGCCCAAGCCGGCAGCGGCGCCGGCCAAGGGCTGA
- a CDS encoding Crp/Fnr family transcriptional regulator, protein MDSVRTAQHSVASLLSDSVQALAARGVEKSYPKGTLLIHEGDVGEMLFIVLSGRVKAYSTEDGEREIVYGVYGPGEYIGEMSLDGGPRSASVVTLEPTRCVVVGRTPLREHIANHPDFAFELLARVIRRARMATLSARNMALLDVYGRVVKLLEELAQPLPDGRRLISPRPTHAEMAHRVGCSREMVSRLMKDLEQGGYVLPQGKTWLIQRPMPARW, encoded by the coding sequence ATGGACTCCGTTCGAACGGCACAGCACTCTGTCGCGTCGCTGCTTTCCGATTCGGTGCAGGCGCTGGCCGCGCGAGGCGTGGAGAAGAGCTACCCCAAGGGCACGTTGCTCATCCACGAGGGCGACGTGGGCGAGATGCTCTTCATCGTGCTCAGCGGCCGCGTGAAGGCCTATTCCACCGAAGACGGCGAGCGCGAGATCGTCTACGGCGTCTACGGCCCCGGTGAATACATCGGCGAGATGAGCCTCGATGGCGGCCCGCGCTCGGCCTCGGTCGTGACGCTCGAGCCCACGCGCTGCGTGGTCGTGGGCCGCACCCCGCTGCGCGAGCACATCGCCAACCATCCCGACTTCGCCTTCGAGCTGCTGGCCCGCGTGATCCGCCGTGCGCGCATGGCCACGCTGAGCGCGCGCAACATGGCGCTGCTCGATGTCTACGGCCGCGTGGTCAAGCTGCTCGAAGAGCTGGCCCAGCCGCTGCCCGACGGCCGGCGCCTGATTTCGCCACGGCCGACGCACGCCGAGATGGCGCACCGCGTGGGCTGCTCGCGCGAGATGGTGAGCCGGCTGATGAAGGACCTGGAGCAGGGCGGCTACGTGCTGCCGCAGGGCAAGACCTGGCTGATCCAGCGGCCGATGCCGGCGCGCTGGTAG
- a CDS encoding M14 family zinc carboxypeptidase — MKTSRLARVWLAAPLLAASSLAAAVPQCADWSRRLPGVSRHLCEQAQLQPSGARSVRGVPLYLRDVSVRGDEATPWVGPAPRPPRRVLVVGGIHGDELSSASLVFHWIGHAAAAPAGLDWRFVPALNPDGLMLPKPTRVNANKVDLNRNFPTPRWAQEAPVYWEKRTRRDPRRYPGRAAISEPESRFLVETITEWKPDLIVSVHAPYGVLDYDGPREPPQRLGRLELERVGIFPGSLGHYGGVHKGVPVVTIELPNALRAPTEAEMRQMWRDLLRWVDQRFPQPGER; from the coding sequence ATGAAAACTTCACGCTTGGCGCGGGTTTGGCTCGCCGCCCCGCTTCTGGCCGCCAGCAGCCTGGCGGCGGCCGTGCCGCAGTGCGCCGACTGGTCGCGGCGCCTGCCCGGCGTCAGCCGCCATCTCTGCGAGCAGGCGCAGCTGCAACCTTCCGGCGCCCGATCGGTGCGCGGCGTGCCGCTGTACCTGCGTGACGTGAGCGTGCGTGGCGACGAGGCCACGCCCTGGGTCGGGCCTGCGCCGCGGCCGCCCCGGCGGGTGCTGGTGGTGGGCGGCATCCATGGCGACGAGTTGTCGTCGGCCTCGCTCGTCTTCCACTGGATCGGGCATGCGGCCGCCGCACCGGCCGGCCTCGACTGGCGCTTCGTGCCGGCCCTCAACCCCGATGGCCTGATGCTGCCCAAGCCGACCCGCGTCAACGCCAACAAGGTCGACCTGAACCGCAACTTCCCCACCCCCCGCTGGGCCCAGGAAGCGCCGGTGTACTGGGAAAAGCGCACCCGCCGCGACCCGCGCCGCTACCCCGGGCGGGCGGCGATCTCCGAGCCGGAGAGCCGCTTCCTCGTCGAGACCATCACCGAATGGAAGCCCGACCTCATCGTCAGCGTGCACGCGCCCTACGGCGTGCTCGACTACGACGGCCCGCGCGAGCCGCCGCAGCGCCTGGGCCGGCTCGAGCTCGAGCGCGTGGGCATCTTCCCCGGCTCGCTCGGGCACTACGGCGGCGTGCACAAGGGCGTGCCGGTGGTGACCATCGAACTGCCGAACGCGCTGCGTGCGCCCACCGAGGCCGAGATGCGCCAGATGTGGCGCGACCTGCTGCGCTGGGTGGACCAGCGCTTCCCGCAGCCCGGCGAGCGCTAG
- a CDS encoding GTP cyclohydrolase II, whose translation MRMFSYIDPTIRARLVAQGRLIRVDSSGAVLAPDAVSERPGAILNVLGPIPLPMDVAGKQETFKWYAFVRHTELAEANRIADALRGRGEQHLFSVLSNNMSVNSVLVMGDLREAENPLVRVHSCCLTGDVFGSMRCECGPQLQRAFKRIEAERCGAVVYMSGHEGRGIGLWAKAITYVLQDAGEDTYQANRSLGLPDDSRDFSDAATMLLHLRGDKPMRLMSNNPKKHQDLRAGGLNHIQAEPHVTGVNAANLRYLNAKRGWGHLLDLDEINPVDDGKKE comes from the coding sequence ATGCGGATGTTTTCATACATCGATCCCACGATACGTGCGCGGCTCGTCGCGCAGGGCCGGCTGATCCGCGTCGACTCGAGCGGCGCGGTGCTCGCGCCCGATGCGGTGAGCGAGCGCCCCGGCGCCATCCTGAACGTGCTGGGCCCGATCCCGCTGCCGATGGATGTCGCCGGCAAGCAGGAGACGTTCAAGTGGTACGCCTTCGTGCGCCACACCGAGCTGGCCGAGGCCAACCGCATCGCCGACGCGCTGCGCGGCCGCGGCGAGCAGCATCTCTTCTCGGTGCTGTCCAACAACATGTCGGTCAACAGCGTGCTGGTGATGGGCGATTTGCGCGAAGCCGAGAACCCGCTCGTGCGCGTGCACTCCTGCTGCCTCACGGGCGACGTCTTCGGCTCGATGCGTTGTGAATGCGGGCCGCAGCTGCAGCGCGCGTTCAAGCGCATCGAGGCCGAGCGCTGCGGCGCGGTCGTCTACATGAGCGGCCACGAAGGCCGCGGCATCGGCCTGTGGGCCAAGGCCATCACCTACGTGCTGCAGGATGCCGGCGAAGACACCTACCAGGCCAACCGGTCACTCGGCTTGCCCGACGACAGCCGCGACTTCAGCGACGCCGCGACCATGCTGCTGCACCTGCGCGGCGACAAGCCGATGCGCCTGATGAGCAACAACCCGAAGAAGCACCAGGACCTGCGTGCCGGCGGGTTGAACCACATCCAGGCCGAGCCGCACGTCACCGGCGTCAACGCGGCGAACCTGCGCTACCTCAACGCCAAGCGCGGCTGGGGCCACCTCCTCGATCTCGACGAGATCAATCCGGTGGACGACGGCAAGAAGGAGTAG
- a CDS encoding AmpG family muropeptide MFS transporter gives MSAAPPHPLHARLDAWRRLVVVGLLGFASGLPLALTGQAMQAWLSVEGLDIATIGFLSVVGLPYTFKFLWAPLMDRFELPWLGRRRGWLVLTQLLLAVALLLMADTSPSNAIRTFALLAVLVAFISASQDVVIDAYRTDVLAAHERGLGSSLSVLGYRLAMILSGGVALIWVDPTQGGGWTWPEVYRFMAGLMVVAAVVSAIVLPRLPDTERPTSVARHDVLGFMAVLAAVALGVFLSDRFGPPIARALLAPLWAGSTLPVPLQGKWTDLLALLLGVAFTLPLAAWAARAAHFETLLGGLRSYFSQTGAGAFLAFIVLYKLGDAFAGSLMTPFLLKTMMFSSAEVGVVNKLIGLWLTIGGALLGGALMLKLGLWRSLMLFGVLQMASNLGFWWLAMEGKGLMPGLVIPAFDWGFVKLAHATPVDGGLLMVIAFENLSGGMGTAAFVAFLMGLCNQRFTATQYALLSAFASVGRVWVGPLAGVMAETIGWPTFFIVSTVLAAPALVMLWWLRRPVQALEVDPRAAALDD, from the coding sequence ATGTCCGCTGCCCCGCCCCACCCTCTGCACGCCCGGCTCGACGCCTGGCGCCGCCTCGTCGTCGTGGGGCTGCTCGGCTTCGCCTCGGGTCTGCCGCTTGCGCTGACGGGCCAGGCCATGCAGGCCTGGCTGAGTGTCGAGGGGCTCGACATCGCCACCATCGGCTTCCTGAGCGTGGTGGGCCTGCCCTACACCTTCAAGTTCCTCTGGGCGCCGCTGATGGACCGCTTCGAGCTGCCCTGGCTCGGCCGGCGCCGCGGTTGGCTGGTGCTGACGCAGCTCTTGCTCGCCGTCGCCCTGTTGCTGATGGCCGACACCTCGCCCAGCAATGCCATCCGCACCTTCGCGCTGCTGGCGGTGCTGGTCGCCTTCATCAGCGCCTCGCAGGACGTGGTGATCGACGCCTACCGCACCGACGTGCTGGCGGCGCACGAGCGGGGCCTCGGCTCCTCGCTCAGCGTGCTCGGCTATCGCCTCGCGATGATCCTCTCGGGCGGCGTGGCGCTGATCTGGGTCGACCCCACGCAGGGCGGCGGCTGGACCTGGCCCGAGGTCTACCGCTTCATGGCCGGGCTGATGGTGGTGGCCGCGGTGGTCTCGGCGATCGTGCTGCCGCGCCTGCCCGACACGGAGCGGCCCACCAGCGTGGCGCGGCACGACGTGCTGGGCTTCATGGCGGTGCTGGCGGCCGTGGCGCTGGGCGTGTTCCTCAGCGACCGCTTCGGCCCGCCGATCGCCCGGGCGCTGCTCGCCCCGCTGTGGGCCGGCAGCACCCTGCCCGTGCCGCTGCAGGGCAAGTGGACCGACCTGCTCGCGCTGCTGCTGGGCGTGGCCTTCACGCTGCCGCTCGCCGCCTGGGCCGCGCGCGCTGCGCATTTCGAGACGCTGCTCGGCGGCCTGCGCAGCTACTTCAGCCAGACGGGCGCCGGCGCCTTCCTCGCGTTCATCGTGCTCTACAAGCTGGGCGATGCCTTCGCCGGCTCGCTGATGACGCCCTTCCTGCTGAAGACCATGATGTTCAGCTCGGCCGAAGTGGGCGTGGTCAACAAGTTGATCGGCCTGTGGCTCACCATCGGCGGCGCGCTGCTGGGCGGCGCGTTGATGCTCAAGCTCGGGCTGTGGCGTTCGCTGATGCTCTTCGGCGTGTTGCAGATGGCCAGCAACCTCGGCTTCTGGTGGCTGGCGATGGAAGGCAAGGGCCTGATGCCCGGCCTCGTGATCCCGGCGTTTGACTGGGGCTTCGTCAAGCTGGCGCACGCCACCCCGGTCGACGGCGGCCTGCTGATGGTGATCGCCTTCGAGAACCTCTCGGGCGGCATGGGCACGGCGGCCTTCGTCGCCTTCCTGATGGGCCTGTGCAACCAGCGTTTCACGGCCACCCAGTACGCTTTGCTGTCGGCTTTCGCATCGGTCGGTCGGGTTTGGGTGGGGCCGCTCGCGGGGGTGATGGCCGAGACCATCGGCTGGCCCACCTTCTTCATCGTCTCCACCGTGCTGGCCGCGCCGGCGCTCGTGATGCTGTGGTGGCTGCGCCGCCCGGTGCAGGCGCTCGAAGTCGACCCCCGTGCCGCCGCGCTCGACGATTGA
- a CDS encoding MBL fold metallo-hydrolase gives MSFHYQTVPVTPFQQNCSIVWCDETMEGAVVDPGGELPRLLAAAQKLGVTLKQILLTHAHIDHAGGTGTLARELGLPIVGPHEADQFWIDGLPQQSAMFGFPPAEMFTPTRWLHDGDTVQVGRCTLQVRHCPGHTPGHVVFFEPTSRRAFVGDVLFAGGIGRTDFPMGDFDTLVDSIRTRLWPMGNEVVFIPGHGPESSFGEERRRNPYVRDLAGS, from the coding sequence ATGAGTTTTCACTACCAAACCGTCCCGGTCACCCCCTTCCAGCAGAACTGCTCCATCGTCTGGTGCGACGAGACGATGGAAGGCGCCGTCGTCGACCCGGGTGGCGAGCTGCCGCGGCTGCTCGCCGCCGCGCAGAAGCTCGGCGTCACGCTGAAGCAGATCCTGCTCACCCACGCCCACATCGACCACGCCGGCGGCACCGGCACGCTCGCCCGCGAGCTCGGCCTGCCCATCGTCGGCCCGCACGAGGCCGACCAGTTCTGGATCGACGGCCTGCCGCAGCAGAGCGCGATGTTCGGCTTCCCGCCGGCCGAGATGTTCACGCCCACACGCTGGCTGCACGACGGCGACACGGTGCAGGTGGGGCGCTGCACGCTGCAGGTGCGCCACTGCCCGGGCCACACGCCGGGGCACGTGGTGTTTTTCGAGCCCACCTCCAGACGGGCCTTCGTGGGCGACGTGCTGTTCGCCGGCGGCATCGGCCGCACCGACTTCCCGATGGGTGACTTCGACACGCTGGTCGATTCGATCCGCACACGCCTCTGGCCGATGGGCAACGAGGTGGTGTTCATTCCCGGGCATGGGCCGGAGAGCAGCTTCGGGGAGGAACGACGACGCAACCCCTATGTCCGCGACCTGGCAGGCTCGTGA
- a CDS encoding Dyp-type peroxidase domain-containing protein, giving the protein MRREIKPKTGQMLDTSDLTVAAPIRQGLVPSLDAVSYKTRAERVLQLLQLGRAGQQEFELTRVLADSVDRIGLIHSVRVGIIEPQNLLMLSVTFDGAWEPYMRVIWQKVARLLDLIFSNTEGYVYGWESSYEQWMTWLRRHQVHSPFFYSQSQMTAGDVDLLRRQEWLQRQKTGQEAPARLMSTLNADEVEHALSDGGQADPRFPGSQPYATPFGGNYLLVRQSVRALAALHRLTDVYLPGTHDGWVLHRAGCEALSRLAYLHRSGSVDLDDALERFADALDWLKRVESDPPPARKAPPLQAALTDVLPPAERKHVQAGILTPLEADHGGVLLMRFASSAELGAFLQKLPLTHHDQPFNGDGISVNVAFSVEGLRLAGFSDEELRAWPDAFFEGMPRRAGLLGDVRLNHPRNWRLPPRLTGGTFGATEQDDYAGTTHIELAEVHLLLQVRLKTGAVAVTPNDARTQLCAFLSKWTQPSQRLAVQWLHRQKSKAGHTTDHFGWRDAQTGPVFDATKASPRARDHSHVGEALCGYANAVDHRSPAASQPFARWLQNGSFLVVRKLRQDVAALDAAVGSVTPQLDADIVRAKLMGRWPEGATHGTPGEPLVRRPPPVGSNNFSFGGDPGGAICPLHAHIRRSNQRMAPGDLSNEEPVKGPQGPVRPPKLLRRGMSYGPSLVDDPAAERGLFFLAYNASLSEQFEVIQRWLSGSNASGGDSAQSDPLLGVAMPGQARTCLFHEAGQLHRVTLEAAVPLNEEPRPLVRLEWGSYFFAPALPIVAEMAVRAAGAGEMPLWRAHRGEEEIERLLSLERSAGPAVALQAWKEALEDPESLLDYRAQSIWAAIREFHGGQLKCAFGVLVATQAGVDHVLRQESLYTAVGYLGRMQYSFGPIFLGSDAGAADGRYERESAFIVEAIRKLPVDATYQRARDLTAARLQHLRDITVSAAQDAGDSKWRLTFDVRELLDDLLGHFCKDWFGILDGPAQPFAWGGLDVALGPHDKPRNPGHFASPSRYFFQPHPNADVARVGEAHGQALRRAMQALLDANPPGTANAPLVKAVRANPLHASDPTYAARTLVGVVMGFVPTVDGTLRRILAEWLREGSFWRLRGQCPALPDFKAASAFLMADFIRGIQMRAAPELLWRTAAADHTLGSGAHAISVKSGDRVVAGLLSATQANWERGSRDFHAVFGGDRKAAGAPTHACPGTDAAIALMLGFFAALLETKLALRPGPAGLSFEASDALERPPAVVDDSCTVEDGDGGAKKKFAQKVLVMTLGDSWLVKGVPLVFPTLSRALGSRGYEIEKDLASAQATSTAIAQSATAAVDELADVDLVLLDGGGNDVHQKPSFFRKPQNPDWDKLTDKKDRSTLDDLLEGKDGAVKLNDDAVKAFIDVHLKGVMRGALATLTSATSAKPVIIVGYDFPIPNGKVRVGKPWLKPAFTRVGLDATDAADLAKSTDLMKQLIERLNDMFADLVKEAAFAGKAFAVNLTGTLTQANEWIDELHPTAAGFEKLATVLDTAIRALPAPVPKPSP; this is encoded by the coding sequence ATGCGCCGCGAGATCAAGCCCAAGACCGGCCAGATGCTGGACACGTCGGACCTGACGGTTGCAGCGCCCATTCGGCAAGGTCTCGTCCCGTCGCTTGACGCCGTGAGCTACAAGACGCGCGCCGAGCGCGTCCTGCAATTGCTTCAACTCGGGCGCGCCGGCCAGCAGGAATTCGAGCTGACGCGGGTGCTGGCCGATTCGGTCGATCGCATCGGCCTGATCCACTCGGTGCGCGTGGGCATCATCGAGCCGCAGAACCTGCTGATGTTGTCCGTCACCTTCGACGGCGCCTGGGAGCCCTACATGCGGGTGATCTGGCAGAAGGTGGCCCGCCTGCTCGACCTCATCTTCAGCAACACCGAGGGCTACGTGTACGGCTGGGAGTCGAGCTACGAGCAATGGATGACCTGGCTTCGTCGTCACCAGGTTCATTCGCCGTTCTTCTATTCGCAGTCGCAGATGACCGCGGGCGACGTCGACCTGCTGCGCAGGCAGGAGTGGCTGCAGCGGCAGAAGACCGGGCAAGAGGCGCCGGCCCGGCTGATGAGCACGCTGAATGCGGACGAGGTGGAGCACGCGCTGAGCGATGGTGGCCAGGCCGACCCCCGCTTTCCGGGCAGCCAACCCTACGCCACGCCCTTCGGGGGCAACTATCTCCTGGTGCGCCAGAGTGTTCGCGCGCTTGCCGCACTGCACCGGCTCACCGATGTCTACCTGCCTGGAACGCACGATGGCTGGGTGCTGCACCGAGCGGGGTGCGAGGCCCTGTCCAGGCTGGCCTACCTCCATCGCAGTGGCAGTGTGGACCTCGACGACGCGCTCGAGCGTTTTGCCGACGCGCTGGACTGGCTGAAGCGGGTCGAATCCGATCCGCCACCGGCACGCAAGGCTCCGCCGTTGCAGGCTGCGCTGACCGACGTGCTGCCGCCAGCCGAGCGGAAGCACGTCCAGGCGGGCATCCTCACCCCGCTGGAGGCGGACCACGGTGGCGTCCTCCTGATGCGCTTCGCAAGTTCCGCGGAGCTGGGTGCATTCCTGCAGAAGCTTCCGCTGACACACCACGACCAGCCCTTCAACGGCGATGGGATCAGTGTCAATGTCGCCTTCTCGGTCGAGGGGCTGCGGCTCGCAGGCTTCTCCGACGAAGAGCTGCGTGCCTGGCCCGATGCATTCTTCGAGGGCATGCCGCGCCGCGCAGGCCTGCTGGGCGACGTGCGGCTCAACCACCCGCGCAACTGGCGCCTGCCACCACGCCTCACGGGAGGCACATTCGGCGCCACCGAGCAGGATGACTACGCCGGCACCACGCACATCGAGTTGGCCGAGGTCCATCTGCTGCTGCAGGTGCGCCTGAAGACTGGTGCCGTTGCGGTCACGCCCAACGATGCGAGGACCCAGCTGTGTGCGTTTCTCTCGAAGTGGACCCAGCCGAGTCAACGGCTGGCGGTGCAATGGCTGCACCGGCAGAAGAGCAAGGCCGGCCACACGACCGATCACTTCGGCTGGCGTGATGCCCAGACCGGGCCGGTCTTCGATGCTACCAAGGCCAGCCCCAGGGCGCGCGACCACAGCCACGTGGGCGAAGCGCTGTGCGGATACGCCAACGCCGTGGACCATCGTTCGCCGGCAGCGAGCCAACCCTTCGCGAGGTGGCTGCAGAACGGCAGTTTCCTCGTCGTGCGCAAGCTGCGCCAGGACGTTGCGGCCCTCGACGCCGCGGTCGGGTCGGTGACACCGCAGCTGGATGCCGACATCGTCCGTGCCAAGCTGATGGGCCGCTGGCCGGAAGGGGCCACGCACGGCACGCCGGGCGAACCGCTGGTGCGCAGGCCCCCGCCCGTGGGGTCGAACAACTTCAGCTTTGGTGGAGACCCCGGTGGTGCGATCTGCCCCCTGCACGCGCACATCCGGCGTTCCAACCAGCGCATGGCGCCGGGTGACCTGAGCAATGAGGAGCCTGTGAAAGGGCCGCAGGGCCCGGTTCGCCCGCCCAAGCTCTTGCGGCGTGGCATGAGCTACGGCCCCAGCCTTGTCGACGATCCGGCAGCCGAAAGGGGACTCTTCTTCCTGGCCTACAACGCCAGCCTGTCCGAGCAGTTCGAGGTCATCCAGCGCTGGCTCAGCGGCAGCAATGCCAGCGGCGGCGATTCTGCCCAATCCGACCCGCTGCTCGGCGTGGCCATGCCGGGCCAGGCCAGGACCTGCCTCTTCCACGAGGCCGGCCAGCTGCACCGTGTGACGCTGGAAGCTGCGGTGCCGCTGAACGAAGAGCCGCGGCCGCTGGTGCGACTGGAATGGGGAAGCTATTTCTTCGCCCCGGCCTTGCCCATCGTGGCCGAGATGGCAGTCCGTGCCGCGGGCGCGGGCGAGATGCCGCTGTGGCGTGCTCACCGTGGCGAGGAAGAGATCGAACGTCTGCTGTCACTCGAGCGGTCTGCGGGGCCGGCGGTGGCGCTGCAAGCCTGGAAGGAGGCGCTCGAAGACCCCGAGTCTCTGCTCGACTACCGGGCGCAGTCGATCTGGGCGGCGATCCGCGAATTTCACGGTGGCCAGCTCAAGTGTGCGTTCGGCGTGCTGGTCGCGACACAGGCCGGCGTCGACCACGTGCTGCGCCAGGAGTCGCTCTACACGGCGGTCGGTTACCTCGGCCGCATGCAGTACTCCTTCGGCCCCATCTTCCTCGGCTCCGATGCCGGCGCGGCGGACGGACGCTATGAGCGCGAGTCGGCCTTCATCGTCGAGGCGATCCGCAAGCTGCCCGTGGACGCGACCTACCAGCGCGCTCGCGATCTCACGGCCGCCCGCTTGCAGCACCTGCGCGACATCACCGTCTCTGCCGCGCAGGATGCCGGCGACTCGAAATGGCGCCTGACCTTCGACGTGCGCGAGCTGCTGGACGATCTGCTCGGGCACTTCTGCAAGGATTGGTTCGGCATCCTCGACGGGCCCGCGCAGCCCTTCGCCTGGGGTGGGCTCGATGTCGCACTGGGCCCGCATGACAAGCCACGCAACCCGGGTCACTTTGCATCGCCCTCGCGCTATTTCTTCCAGCCCCACCCGAATGCCGATGTGGCGCGTGTGGGCGAGGCACATGGCCAGGCGCTGCGCCGGGCCATGCAGGCCTTGCTCGACGCCAACCCGCCTGGAACGGCCAACGCCCCTCTGGTGAAGGCGGTGCGCGCCAACCCGCTCCATGCGAGCGATCCGACCTACGCGGCGCGAACGCTGGTGGGCGTGGTGATGGGTTTCGTGCCGACCGTGGACGGCACGCTGCGCCGCATCCTCGCCGAATGGTTGCGCGAAGGCAGCTTCTGGCGCCTGCGCGGGCAGTGTCCGGCCCTGCCCGACTTCAAGGCAGCTTCCGCCTTCTTGATGGCGGACTTCATCCGCGGCATCCAGATGCGTGCGGCGCCCGAGTTGCTCTGGCGCACTGCCGCGGCAGACCACACCTTGGGCAGCGGTGCGCATGCCATTTCGGTGAAGAGCGGTGATCGTGTCGTCGCGGGCCTTCTGTCGGCGACACAAGCCAACTGGGAACGCGGCTCGCGGGACTTCCATGCCGTCTTTGGTGGCGACCGCAAGGCGGCCGGAGCTCCGACGCACGCCTGCCCGGGCACCGATGCGGCGATCGCGCTGATGCTGGGCTTCTTTGCGGCACTGCTGGAAACCAAGCTGGCCCTCCGCCCGGGCCCGGCGGGCCTGAGCTTCGAGGCCAGCGACGCGCTGGAGCGCCCGCCGGCGGTCGTGGACGACAGCTGCACTGTCGAAGATGGGGACGGAGGAGCCAAGAAGAAATTCGCACAGAAGGTGTTGGTGATGACCTTGGGCGACTCCTGGTTGGTGAAAGGCGTCCCCCTCGTCTTCCCCACGCTGAGCCGCGCGCTGGGCAGCAGGGGCTACGAGATCGAAAAGGATCTCGCGTCCGCTCAGGCGACGTCGACTGCCATCGCCCAAAGCGCGACCGCTGCCGTGGATGAGCTGGCCGATGTCGATCTCGTCCTTCTGGATGGTGGTGGCAACGACGTGCACCAGAAGCCGTCGTTCTTCAGGAAACCGCAAAACCCCGACTGGGACAAGCTGACGGACAAGAAAGACCGGAGCACGCTAGACGATTTGCTGGAGGGCAAGGACGGTGCGGTCAAGCTCAACGACGATGCGGTCAAGGCGTTCATCGACGTTCATCTGAAAGGCGTGATGCGGGGCGCGCTGGCAACGCTCACCTCGGCAACTAGCGCCAAGCCCGTCATCATCGTGGGCTACGACTTTCCCATTCCCAACGGAAAAGTCAGGGTTGGCAAGCCGTGGCTCAAACCGGCCTTCACCCGCGTGGGCCTTGATGCCACGGACGCAGCCGATCTGGCCAAGAGCACCGACCTGATGAAGCAGCTGATCGAGCGGCTCAACGACATGTTTGCGGACTTGGTGAAAGAGGCCGCGTTCGCAGGAAAGGCGTTTGCGGTCAACCTGACTGGCACCCTGACCCAAGCGAACGAGTGGATCGACGAGTTGCATCCCACCGCGGCGGGCTTCGAGAAGCTGGCCACGGTGCTCGACACGGCAATCCGAGCGCTGCCCGCGCCCGTCCCCAAGCCAAGCCCGTGA